A genomic window from Cryobacterium sp. SO2 includes:
- the xerD gene encoding site-specific tyrosine recombinase XerD — protein sequence MTGPVFVEEAVHSYLRHVSIERGLSANTVAAYRRDLVIYAGWLTDAGVTDLRAVTSSQVSGFVQHLSSRVESPLTAASVARVLSTVRGFHRFLLEESLVDEDVAHETKPPKLGLRLPKAISIEQVTALLAATDGEELPQLRDKALLELLYATGARVSEVVNLNVDDMLEEDVVRLTGKGNKQRIVPVGSFARAAVDAYLVRARPALSARGKATPALFLGVRGHRVSRQNAWLIIRAAAERAELGIEVSPHTLRHSFATHLLSGGADVRVVQELLGHSSVATTQIYTLVTIDTLRDMYTTAHPRAR from the coding sequence GTGACCGGCCCCGTGTTCGTCGAGGAGGCCGTGCACTCGTATCTGCGGCACGTCTCGATTGAACGCGGGCTCTCGGCCAACACGGTCGCCGCGTACCGGCGCGACCTGGTCATCTACGCCGGCTGGCTCACGGATGCCGGTGTCACCGACCTGCGCGCGGTCACCTCGTCGCAGGTGAGCGGGTTCGTGCAGCACCTGAGCAGCCGGGTCGAGTCGCCGCTGACCGCGGCGTCGGTGGCGCGCGTGCTGTCCACCGTGCGCGGATTCCACCGGTTTCTGCTCGAGGAATCCCTCGTGGACGAAGACGTGGCGCACGAGACCAAACCGCCCAAGCTGGGCCTCAGGCTGCCCAAGGCCATCTCGATCGAGCAGGTGACCGCGCTGCTGGCCGCGACCGACGGCGAGGAGCTGCCGCAGCTGCGCGACAAGGCGCTGCTCGAGCTGCTCTACGCCACCGGGGCGCGGGTGTCTGAGGTGGTGAACCTCAACGTGGACGACATGCTCGAGGAAGACGTGGTGCGCCTCACCGGCAAGGGCAACAAGCAGCGCATCGTTCCGGTGGGCAGCTTCGCCCGCGCCGCCGTGGACGCCTACCTGGTGCGGGCCCGGCCGGCGCTGTCGGCGCGCGGCAAGGCCACCCCGGCGCTGTTCCTCGGCGTGCGCGGGCACCGGGTGAGCCGGCAGAACGCGTGGTTGATCATCCGTGCCGCGGCCGAACGTGCCGAGCTGGGCATCGAGGTGTCGCCGCACACGCTGCGGCACTCGTTTGCCACCCACCTGCTGTCCGGCGGCGCCGACGTGCGCGTGGTGCAGGAGCTGCTCGGCCACTCCTCGGTGGCCACCACCCAGATCTACACCCTCGTCACCATCGACACCCTCCGCGACATGTACACCACGGCGCACCCCCGAGCCCGCTGA
- a CDS encoding low temperature requirement protein A — protein sequence MTRTSPPQPAATPAGRFGIRRNLLRPDDAEGADRVTYVELFFDLIFVFALTQLSRYLYENQSWEGALESAMLVLALWWLWVYTTWVTNWLDPAKLPVRAVVLGLALVGFVVSVSIYESFGDRGIVFALAYTVLQLGRTVFMLLAVARHDAELRRTFVRILVWLALSSVFWIVGALLPLQYRLPLWLIALAIEYLSAGVGFRVPGLGAAGIDRWDLSGPHIAERSALFVIIALGESLLVTGFAFVDKESSAESILGMLLAFGASVAMWWLYFDHSERAGAKAISAAAEPGRIARLAYTYVHAVIIAGIVLTSVADKEVLSHPHAQMTLSTAVVLVGGPLLYVLGMLLFRLVVARELLVSYLVGVGALLVAFAAAFVLTPLQLGAVTTVVLMIVAGWETVVRVRAGTDDKKAG from the coding sequence GTGACCCGCACCTCCCCGCCACAGCCCGCAGCGACGCCGGCCGGCCGCTTCGGCATCCGCCGTAACCTGCTGCGACCCGACGACGCCGAGGGTGCCGACCGCGTCACCTATGTTGAGCTGTTCTTCGACCTGATCTTCGTGTTCGCGCTCACCCAGCTGTCCCGGTACCTCTACGAGAACCAGTCCTGGGAGGGCGCGCTGGAGTCGGCGATGCTGGTGCTCGCGCTGTGGTGGCTGTGGGTGTACACGACCTGGGTGACCAACTGGCTCGACCCGGCCAAGCTGCCCGTGCGCGCGGTGGTGCTCGGTCTCGCGCTGGTGGGCTTCGTGGTGAGCGTGTCGATCTACGAGTCGTTCGGCGACCGCGGCATCGTCTTCGCGCTGGCGTACACCGTGCTGCAGCTGGGCCGCACGGTCTTCATGCTGCTCGCCGTGGCCCGGCACGACGCCGAGTTGCGGCGCACCTTCGTGCGCATCCTCGTTTGGCTGGCGCTCTCGAGCGTGTTCTGGATCGTCGGCGCATTGCTGCCGCTGCAATACCGGCTGCCGCTCTGGTTGATCGCGCTGGCCATCGAATACCTCTCCGCCGGGGTGGGTTTTCGGGTGCCGGGACTCGGCGCCGCCGGGATCGACCGCTGGGACCTCTCCGGCCCGCACATCGCCGAGCGCAGCGCCCTGTTCGTGATCATCGCCCTGGGCGAATCGCTGCTCGTGACCGGGTTCGCGTTCGTCGACAAGGAGTCGTCGGCGGAGAGCATCCTGGGCATGCTGCTCGCGTTCGGCGCGAGCGTGGCCATGTGGTGGCTCTACTTCGACCACAGCGAACGCGCCGGCGCGAAGGCGATCAGTGCGGCCGCGGAGCCGGGACGGATCGCCCGGCTGGCGTACACCTACGTGCACGCGGTGATCATCGCCGGCATCGTGCTCACCTCCGTGGCCGACAAGGAGGTGCTCTCGCATCCGCACGCCCAGATGACCCTGTCGACCGCGGTAGTGCTGGTGGGCGGCCCGCTGCTCTACGTGCTCGGGATGCTGCTGTTCCGGCTGGTGGTGGCGCGGGAGTTGCTCGTGTCGTACCTCGTGGGCGTTGGGGCGCTGCTGGTCGCGTTCGCGGCCGCGTTTGTGCTCACGCCGCTGCAGCTGGGCGCGGTGACCACGGTGGTGCTGATGATCGTGGCCGGCTGGGAGACCGTGGTGCGGGTGCGCGCCGGCACCGACGACAAGAAGGCCGGCTGA
- a CDS encoding ParA family protein produces the protein MARKTDSRTQLPGLEELPTGATGRPVQVFDEPAPLKAHGPARIISLCNQKGGVGKTTTTINLGAALAGYGRRVLAIDFDPQGALSAGLGVPTHDVTTIYDLLLSGSKDPKEAIQQTSVEGLDIIPANIDLSAAEVHLVNEVAREQILARVLRKVSNDYDVILIDCQPSLGILTVNALTASHGVLIPLECEFFALRGVALLIETIDKVRDRLNPAIELDGILATMYDSRTLHSREVLERVVDAFGDRVLDTVIGRTVKFPDASVAGVPITEFAPEHAAAKAYKQAARELIQRGAVA, from the coding sequence GTGGCGCGTAAGACGGATAGCCGGACGCAGCTTCCCGGACTCGAGGAACTCCCCACCGGCGCAACCGGACGGCCGGTGCAGGTGTTCGACGAACCCGCCCCGCTGAAGGCGCACGGCCCCGCACGCATCATCTCGCTGTGCAACCAGAAGGGCGGCGTCGGCAAGACGACGACCACCATCAACCTGGGTGCCGCGCTGGCCGGCTACGGCCGCCGCGTGCTCGCCATCGACTTCGACCCGCAGGGCGCCCTGTCGGCCGGCCTGGGCGTGCCCACGCACGACGTCACCACCATCTACGACCTGCTCCTCAGCGGCTCCAAGGACCCCAAGGAAGCCATTCAGCAGACCTCGGTGGAGGGCCTGGACATCATCCCGGCCAACATTGACCTCTCCGCCGCGGAGGTGCACCTCGTCAACGAGGTCGCCCGTGAGCAGATCCTGGCCCGGGTGCTGCGCAAGGTCTCCAACGACTACGACGTGATCCTCATCGACTGCCAGCCGTCGCTGGGCATCCTCACCGTGAACGCGCTCACCGCCAGCCACGGCGTGCTCATCCCGCTGGAGTGCGAGTTCTTCGCCCTGCGCGGCGTGGCCCTTCTCATCGAAACCATCGACAAGGTGCGCGACCGGCTCAACCCGGCCATCGAACTCGACGGCATCCTGGCCACCATGTACGACTCCCGCACGCTGCACTCGCGCGAGGTGCTCGAGCGGGTTGTCGACGCGTTCGGCGACCGGGTGCTCGACACCGTCATCGGCCGCACCGTCAAATTCCCGGATGCCAGTGTCGCGGGGGTGCCGATTACCGAGTTCGCTCCGGAGCACGCCGCCGCCAAGGCCTACAAGCAGGCGGCGCGGGAACTGATCCAGCGTGGCGCGGTCGCCTAA
- a CDS encoding ScpA family protein, whose product MALQNFEGPFDLLLSLIGKHELDITEISLSRVTDEFISYLRGLDAAEELDQATEFLVVAATLLDLKLVGLLPQGELVDAEDVALLEARDLLFARLLQYRAFKTASAWFLEHLEHEATRHVRSVRLEEKYRTTTPELVWTLSLGDFGALAALALTPRELPTVGLEHLHAPLVSIREQAAIVVAMLRANQSLTFRELIVDCAAKGLVIARFLAVLELYRHGALTFDQMEPLGELSLHWDADGWTDDNLANLGADYDA is encoded by the coding sequence GTGGCGCTGCAGAACTTCGAGGGCCCGTTCGACCTGCTGCTCTCGCTGATCGGCAAGCACGAACTCGACATCACCGAGATCTCGCTCAGCCGGGTCACCGACGAGTTCATCTCCTACCTGCGCGGCCTCGACGCCGCGGAGGAGCTCGACCAGGCCACCGAGTTCCTCGTGGTGGCCGCCACCCTGCTCGACCTCAAGCTGGTGGGCCTGCTCCCGCAGGGCGAGCTAGTGGATGCCGAGGACGTGGCGCTGCTTGAGGCCCGCGACCTGCTCTTCGCCCGGCTGCTGCAGTACCGGGCGTTCAAGACCGCGTCGGCGTGGTTTCTCGAGCACCTCGAACACGAGGCCACCCGGCACGTGCGCTCGGTGCGGCTCGAGGAGAAGTACCGCACCACGACGCCCGAGCTGGTCTGGACACTGTCGCTGGGGGACTTCGGCGCTCTGGCCGCGCTGGCGCTCACGCCGCGGGAGCTGCCGACCGTGGGGCTGGAGCATCTGCACGCGCCGCTGGTGAGCATCCGCGAGCAGGCCGCCATCGTGGTGGCGATGCTGCGCGCCAACCAGAGCCTCACCTTTCGGGAGCTGATCGTGGACTGTGCGGCGAAGGGCCTCGTGATCGCCCGTTTTCTTGCCGTGCTGGAGCTGTACCGGCATGGCGCCCTCACCTTCGACCAGATGGAGCCCCTGGGCGAGCTGAGCTTGCACTGGGACGCCGACGGCTGGACTGATGACAACCTTGCGAACCTCGGAGCCGACTATGACGCTTGA